A single window of Leishmania braziliensis MHOM/BR/75/M2904 complete genome, chromosome 27 DNA harbors:
- a CDS encoding putative 2-oxoglutarate dehydrogenase subunit, which translates to MMRRALSGVIAVRASAMRNYTDARTIRQPNPYDQLVNAENQHYVENLMRQYEADSALVDPSWVPVLEAIRSRNDDAPVVSTFSRPIDAKSLSEKQRHDNMRLSWMIREYERFGHHMAKVNPLSGYHADNRILGSRTLAPEEFCFSKEDLKLVFNVTLGASYDATFVSGGTSMTLQEIIDQLRRFYCGPIGFEFMSSGFFELRNWFRHEVANSLQPLPDEERKLYYKDVIKACGFEKFLQVKYATKQRFGLDGGEALIPALNAVILTSSNLGVQSAIIGMAHRGRLNVLANVLHKSLRTILNEFEGRVAIENVHVSGDVEYHLGKRKHVKLANNKLIELDLLPNPSHLEAVNPLVLGKAHARQVYTDDVECTTVLPILIHGDAAFAGQGSCYETMGFCELENFHVGGTLHLVINNQIGFTTNPKDSRASAYCTDLSKVNNAPVMHVNGDDVDACVKAAKIAARFRHQFHRDIIIDLVCYRRNGHNETDMPDFTQPQLYEQIRRHPCLVDIYTKTLIEDGTLTAEEAKVEKTEWDSVLRQAYERMNSTQNFVKVMPVFDPESENTSADLSYAKIAAARVPRPAPAVETGVEAQTLRAAGVHLASIPKEMQKPHPVVERTYAARKKGTEQGDAIEWCQAELMALATLSMQGVPIRLTGEDVERGTFTQRHAGITDMKTNLKYFPVKTVSPSQALITISNSSLSELGVCGFEMGYNMENTRSITMWEAQFGDFANGAQVIFDQFLSCCEEKWNEHSNLILSLPHGYSGAGPEHSSARVERFLQLSDDSDRVPSDFRHFSNDQALEIRIRRHNWQVTYPSTPANYFHLLRRQGLREFPKPLVNFFSKARLRAPNLSKLADMAQGSRFKAVIDTARTEDTVARKVAFCSGQIESIVNDAKTAMQKETPGVHDDIVLVTVEQLAPFPWEQVADVMEKYAQRNPDTEFVWLQEEPRNMGMWMHMRPRMNSLMRHLGLKQNRINVVSRSSSASPSTGYGSVHVEEEKKLIQEIIAG; encoded by the coding sequence atgATGCGCCGAGCTTTGAGTGGCGTTATTGCCGTCCGAGCGTCGGCGATGCGCAACTACACAGATGCCCGCACTATTCGCCAGCCCAACCCATATGACCAACTCGTCAACGCCGAGAACCAGCACTACGTGGAGAACCTCATGCGGCAGTACGAGGCCGACAGCGCCCTTGTCGATCCCAGCTGGGTGCCCGTCCTGGAGGCGATTCGGTCCAGGAATGACGATGCCCCTGTAGTGTCAACATTCAGCCGACCAATCGATGCCAAGTCGTTGTCGGAGAAGCAGCGTCACGACAATATGCGCCTTTCGTGGATGATCCGCGAATACGAGCGGTTTGGCCACCACATGGCGAAAGTCAACCCGCTCAGCGGCTACCACGCGGACAATCGCATCCTGGGCTCTCGCACACTGGCGCCGGAGGAGTTCTGCTTCAGCAAGGAGGATCTGAAGCTTGTCTTCAACGTCACCCTTGGTGCCAGCTACGATGCGACCTTCGTCAGCGGTGGTACTTCCATGACGCTTCAGGAAATTATCGATCAACTACGCCGATTCTACTGCGGGCCAATCGGGTTCGAGTTCATGTCATCGGGCTTCTTTGAGTTGCGTAACTGGTTCCGCCACGAGGTCGCAAACTCCCTGCAGCCCTTGCCAGAcgaggagcgcaagcttTACTACAAGGACGTCATCAAGGCCTGCGGCTTCGAGAAGTTTCTGCAGGTGAAGTACGCCACCAAGCAGCGCTTCGGCctcgacggcggcgaggcgctTATTCCAGCCTTGAACGCCGTAATTCTCACCTCGAGCAACCTCGGCGTGCAGAGCGCGATCATCGGCATGGCGCACCGTGGGCGCCTGAACGTCCTGGCGAACGTGCTACACAAGTCCCTACGCACCATCCTCAACGAGTTCGAAGGTCGTGTGGCTATCGAGAATGTGCACGTCAGCGGCGATGTCGAGTACCATCTCGGCAAGCGCAAGCACGTGAAGCTGGCCAACAATAAGTTGATCGAGTTGGACCTGCTGCCTAACCCGTCGCACCTCGAAGCCGTAAACCCTCTGGTGCTGGGTAAGGCGCATGCCCGCCAAGTCTACACGGACGATGTGGAGTGCACAACGGTGCTGCCCATCCTCATCCATGGTGATGCCGCATTCGCCGGCCAAGGATCGTGCTACGAGACGATGGGGTTCTGCGAGCTCGAAAACTTTCACGTCGGTGGCACACTGCACTTAGTCATCAACAACCAGATTGGCTTCACCACCAACCCCAAGGACTCGCGCGCGAGCGCGTACTGCACCGACCTGTCAAAGGTGAACAATGCCCCAGTGATGCATGTCAACGGCGACGACGTTGACGCGTGCGTGAAAGCGGCCAAGATTGCCGCACGCTTCCGCCATCAGTTCCACCGCGACATCATCATCGACCTCGTCTGCTACCGCCGCAACGGGCACAACGAGACCGACATGCCCGACTTTACCCAGCCCCAGCTGTACGAGCAGATCCGTCGGCACCCCTGTCTCGTCGACATCTACACCAAGACCCTCATCGAAGACGGCACACTGACGGCAGAAGAGGCcaaggtggagaagacggAGTGGGACAGCGTCCTGCGCCAGGCGTACGAGCGCATGAACAGCACGCAGAACTTCGTGAAGGTCATGCCTGTGTTTGACCCCGAGAGCGAGAACACCTCAGCGGATTTGTCGTACGCGAAgatcgccgccgcccgtgTGCCGCGGCCGGCTCCAGCGGTGGAGACCGGCGTCGAGGCCCAGACGCTCcgcgctgcaggcgtgcaCCTCGCGTCCATCCCGAAGGAGATGCAGAAGCCGCACCCGGTGGTGGAGCGCACGTACGCTGCACGCAAGAAAGGCACGGAGCAGGGAGACGCAATCGAGTGGTGCCAAGCAGAGCTCATGGCGCTGGCCACGCTCTCGATGCAAGGGGTGCCGATACGGTTGACTGGCGAGGATGTCGAGCGCGGTACCTTCACACAGCGTCACGCCGGCATTACAGACATGAAGACGAACCTAAAGTACTTCCCGGTGAAGACGGTGTCGCCTTCGCAGGCACTCATCACCATCTCGAACAGCTCCCTCTCCGAGCTCGGCGTGTGCGGCTTCGAGATGGGGTACAACATGGAGAACACCCGCTCCATCACTATGTGGGAGGCCCAGTTCGGTGACTTTGCCAACGGTGCGCAGGTGATCTTCGACCAGTTCCTCAGTTGCTGCGAGGAGAAGTGGAATGAGCACAGCAACCTCATCCTGTCGCTCCCGCACGGCTACTCGGGTGCCGGCCCCGAGCACAGCTCTGCTCGTGTGGAGCGCTTCCTGCAGCTgagcgacgacagcgaccGAGTACCGTCGGACTTCCGCCACTTTTCCAACGATCAGGCGCTCGAAATCCGCATCCGTCGCCACAACTGGCAGGTGACTTACCCCAGCACACCAGCCAACTACTTCCATCTTCTGCGCCGCCAAGGACTGCGCGAGTTTCCGAAACCGCTTGTCAATTTCTTCTCGAAGGCACGCCTGCGTGCGCCGAACTTATCAAAACTGGCGGACATGGCTCAGGGGTCCAGATTCAAGGCGGTCATTGACACCGCGCGCACCGAGGACACGGTGGCTCGCAAGGTCGCGTTCTGCTCTGGCCAAATTGAGAGCATTGTAAATGATGCGAAGACAGCAATGCAGAAAGAGACCCCAGGCGTCCATGACGACATCGTCCTCGTCACAGTCGAGCAGCTGGCCCCGTTCCCTTGGGAGCAGGTCGCGGATGTGATGGAGAAGTACGCGCAGCGTAACCCCGATACAGAGTTTGTAtggctgcaggaggagccACGCAACATGGGGATGTGGATGCACATGCGACCCCGCATGAACAGCTTGATGCGACATCTCGGACTAAAGCAGAACCGCATCAACGTCGTGAGCCGCTCATCctcagcgtcgccgtccacCGGCTATGGCTCCGTGCacgtggaggaagaaaagaagctTATTCAGGAAATCATTGCAGGTTGA